A genomic window from Acidobacteriota bacterium includes:
- a CDS encoding DinB family protein has translation MMKAANPHTAHMVANWTRARDYTKEYLDAMPADGLGFKPTPDIRSFAEQMLHLSAANFSFASAAAGIANPYQGKDLEKMAEYKQSKEALAKIVMESYDYVITAVQKLDMSKADEKIKLFGSLETTRAIAFEKCFEHQTHHRGQTTIYLRLKGAKPPQEKLF, from the coding sequence ATGATGAAAGCCGCCAATCCGCACACCGCGCATATGGTCGCCAATTGGACGCGCGCCCGTGATTACACCAAAGAATATCTGGATGCCATGCCTGCTGACGGGCTTGGCTTCAAACCGACGCCGGACATTCGCAGCTTTGCTGAGCAAATGTTGCATCTGAGCGCGGCCAACTTCAGCTTTGCCTCGGCGGCGGCAGGCATCGCTAATCCATATCAGGGGAAAGACCTGGAAAAGATGGCCGAGTACAAGCAAAGCAAAGAGGCGTTGGCGAAAATCGTCATGGAAAGCTACGACTACGTCATCACCGCCGTGCAAAAACTGGATATGTCCAAAGCCGATGAGAAGATCAAACTCTTCGGCTCGCTCGAGACCACGCGCGCGATCGCATTCGAGAAATGCTTCGAACATCAAACGCATCATCGCGGCCAGACAACCATCTACCTGCGGCTGAAAGGCGCGAAGCCGCCGCAGGAGAAACTGTTCTAA